From the Deltaproteobacteria bacterium HGW-Deltaproteobacteria-18 genome, the window TTCTGGTCGCGCTGGAAAAGGCCGAAACCGCGCGGGTTCTGGTCCATGAAGGCGTTGAAGCGCAGGAAGGGCGGGTTTTCCAGAGGCCGCCAGATCCATTCGCCGTTGCCGTTGTGAATGGCCAGTCCGTCGGAATCGTGGATTTCCGGCCGCCAGTCGTAGCCCATGCGGCGGTCGTTTTCGCCGTGCAGGAACATGCTGGTCAGGGGGGCCACGCCGAGACGTTCGATGGGTTTGCGCGGATAAAGGGCCGCGTCCACCTTCATGGTCAGAGTCTGGCCGGGGCGGATGTCGAAGCGGTATGCCCCGGTCACGCTGGGCGAGTCGAGCAGGGCGTAGACCGTGGCGGTGTCGCTTCCAGGGCGGGGTTTTTCCAGCCAGAAGTGCGTGAAGAGCGGAAATTCCTCGGGCCGTGGCAGGGCCGTGTCCACGGCCAGTCCGCGGGCGGACAGTCCGTACTGCATCTCGCCTCCCACGGCGCGAAAATAGCTTGCGCCCAGGAAAGCGATCAGGTCACGGGCCCAGTCGGTATGGTAGCGGAAGCGAAATCCGGCGAAGCCGAGGTTTTTGGGCAGGTCCTTGCCTTTTATTCCGGAGTTTCCGTATTTGAAGAGGTCCGGAGTGTAGTCGAGCTCTTTGACCTTTCCGCCTTCCAGTTCATAGAGGGTGATGGGGGTCCTGAAATACAGCCCCAGATGGAAAAGTTCGGCCCGGAAAAGGGACTTTCCGTCCTGCCACAAGGCATGCTCCGAATCGAAGGAGAGCTGCATGTAGTCGTCCCAGGTCAGGTTCTGCAGTACCTTGGGCAGTTCCCCTTCGTGGCTGACATGGGGTGTGGCGGCCAGGGCTCGGGCGCGGCCTTTGAGCCATGCGTAGTCGAAGGTTGTGCCGCCGGTAGGTATTGGCGCGTCCGTGGCCGCCATGGCGGCTACGGACACGCCAAGGAAGGCGCCAAGAATGATCGGGATGATCAACGCAAAAAGGGTTTGACGCTTCATGGTTTGGGGATTCTCCATTTACTGGGCAAGTTCCTGCTTGCTCACGGCTTCGGATTTGATGCGGTCCAGAAGATCGCTCAAGGCCGGTTTGACGTTTTCACGGATGTCTCCGGTCACGATCAGGAAAAGCAGGTCGTCACCGGGCACGTATTCACCGCTTTTTGCTTCGGCCACGACCTGGAAGATGCCGGGACGGGCTTCGATTTCGGCGCGGATGGCTTCGACCTTGGCCTGATCGACCTCGATCCTGACCTGGCTGACCTTGGATTTGTCCTTGCGTGACCAGGCGCGGACAACGCCGTTGTGCACCAGCACCATGCCCACGTTTTCAGTGAATCCGGGGTCGGTCTTGAGTTCGGCGATTTTCTTGCTGATATCCATGTTTTTCTCCTTCAGGCGCTAAAGTTCGTTCAAATGGGTGCGGGCGAATTCCAGAGCTGGGTCGAGGGCCAGCGCTTCGGTCAGGAGTTCCCGGGCCTTGTCCGCGTTGTTCATGAACTTGTGACACAACCCCAGATTCGCGAGGTCCATGGCCGATCCGCTGTCAAGAGCAAGGGCCAGTTCGAAGTTGGCCGCCGCTCCGGCGAATTCCTGCTGCTTGAAATAGGCCACCCCGCGCAGGTTGAAGTATTCCTTGACCTCGGGGCAATGCGTAACGGCCCGGTCCAGGTGGGGGATCGTGCTGGCCCACTGCCCCTGCTGGGAGAGCGCGTAAGCCTGATAGAATGCGGCCAGGCCCCGGTCGTCGGCTTCGGGCTGCAGGGTCTCGGCCTGCGCGAACCAGGACGCAGCCTGGTCGATCTCGCCCAGGCGCAGGGCCACGAGGCCCCGGAAGAACGGCAGGTAATGGGCGTCGGGATGAATTTTTTCGAGCACGTCAAGCCCCGCTTCGGCCTGCTCGGGGTCCATGTCCTCGGCCAACACGCGGCCAACGAACAGGCCCAGCGAGGCCATGGGCGTACGTTCCCGGAACAGGAATCCGGGGACGAAATTGTAGTTGGCGGGGATGCTGAGCTCTTTGACCGTCGTGTCCACGGAGAAAAAGGTGAACCCCTGGTCCTTGAGACGCGCACAGAAGTTTTCGAGTTCGGTGGCGATATCCGCGTCCTTGTTCGAAGGCAGCGAGTGGATGGAGACCATATCGCCGGAAATCAGCCATGCGCACTGGTCCGGGTGCATGAACTTGGGCAGGCCCGAGGCCTCGTAATTGCTGCCGGTCTCGAAATCCCCGCCGAGCTGGGCGATTTCCGTCAGGGCGCGGATGGCCGCTTTCTCGGGGGATGACGCCGTTCCCGCCGTGAAGACGATCTCGCTTTTGTGCGGGAAGGTGGCCGGGTCCATGACCAGGGCCGCCACAGTGGGCACGGGCAGGCCCAGGCTGAAATCCTTGAGTATGACTTTGAGGCCGTTGGCGGAGAATTTTTCGTGCAGCTCGATCAGGACCGGATCGGTGAAGGAGGCAGGATCGATGCTGGGGGTCTCCTGCCGGGTGCGGTCGACGACGGCGCAGACATGGCGCTCGGCCAGTTCGCATCCGCCCTGCAGCATGGACTCCTCCAGGGTATTTCCGGCGGACGACCCATTGAATTCGTTGAGCTTCTTGAACCAGTCCAGCGGGGCCATGAATTCCTGACCGGCTCCGATGTCCGTGACCGGAGCGAAACGCCAGGGCAACAGGTCGAGGATGCGGGCCGCGTCATCTTCACAGACCCCGTCCGCCACGGACTGGATCATGTAGGAGATAGGCAGGAGTCTGTCGCCAAATGCTTCCCGAGCCTGCGACCAGGTCATGGGCTGAAAGTTTTCGGGGGTGTCCCAGTAGGAGAAATAGCTGAATCTTTCCGCCAGTTCCATCAGCGCCGAGGCTTCGGCCTGGGGAGCGGAAGCGCCTTTGCCCATCTGCTTGCGGGTGGGCATTATGCCCAGGGCGTCTTCGCCGCAGAGCGACATGTAGACCGGAATGCCGAGCCGTCCGGTGTCGATGCGCCGGGTCTGGGCCAGAATGCGCTTGCCCGAATGCGCCAGAGCCTCCCGCGCCCGGATGACGGTTTCCTCGGGAGTGCAGGTCTTGTCCAGGTCCGTGACGTAGCCCTTGGGGCAGGGGTGTATCTTGATCATATTGGTCCGAATTGCGACGGGTTGGGGTTGCTTCCAAAGGTCTTGCGCGCGAAGCGTTTTGCCTGCGCGTGATGAACAACGTGTCGAGGGTTGTTGTGACGAGGCTTTTGGAGCAAGTCAATGGCCTTTGTTTTTGGAACCCGCTTTGATATGCGGGTGCGGAGTCAATACACGGCGGTGCACTCTTCAAGGAGGGGCCATGAGCGCATATGATTTTTTGCTTGGCGGGGCAGGCGGACAGGGTTTGTATCAGCTTGGAGTCATGGGCAATCGTCACGGTCTGGTGACGGGTGCCACCGGCACCGGCAAGACCGTCACGCTGCAGGTGCTGGCGGAGAGCTATGCGCGGATGGGGGTTCCGGTCTTTGCGGCCGACATAAAGGGCGATCTTTCGGGCGTCGCGGTGGCGGGCACTCCTCATGCGAAGATCGATGAGCGCCTGGCCGTCATGCCCACGCAGGATTTTTCCTTTCAGGGCTGTCCCGTTGTTTTCTGGGACGTCTTTGGCCAAAGCGGGCACCCCCTGCGCAGCACCATCTCCGAGATGGGGCCGCTGCTTCTTTCCTCGCTGCTGGGCGTGAACGAGACGCAAAGCGGGATCCTGTACGCCTGTTTTCGCATCGCCGACGAGCAGGGCCTTTTGCTCCTCGATTTAAAGGACCTGCGGGCCATGCTGGAGTTCATGGCCGGGAATGCGGCGGAGCTGCGCGGGACCTACGGCAACATCAGCGCCGCCAGCGTGGGCGCATTGCAGCGGCAGTTGCTGGTGCTGGAGGAACAGGGCGGGGACATCTTTTTCGGCGAGCCGGCGGTGAACCTCGGGGACCTCATGCATGTCGATTTTTCGGGCAACGGCGTCATTTCCATATTGGATGCCTCAAGCCTCATGTCCCGCTCGCCGAAGATCTATGCCACGTTTCTGCTTTGGCTTTTGGCCGAGCTTTTCGAGCAGTTGCCGGAGGTCGGCAACCCAGACAAACCCGTCATGGTCTTTTTCTTCGATGAGGCCCATCTGCTTTTCGACAACGCGCCAAAGGCCCTGGTGGACAAGATCGAGCAGGTCGTCCGCCTGATCCGCTCTAAGGGCGTAGGCATCTATTTCATCACCCAGAGCCCGACGGATGTCCCGGACCAGATCCTGGGGCAGCTTGGGCTCAAGATCCAGCATGCCCTGCGCGCCTACACGCCGAGGGAACAAAAGGCAGTGCGGGCCGTGGCCGAGAGCTTTCGGGCCAATCCCGCCTTCGACACCGGCGAAGCCATCGTCAGTCTCGGCACTGGCGAGGCACTGGTCTCCGCCTTGGATGAAAAAGGCAGGCCGCGCATGGT encodes:
- a CDS encoding glucan biosynthesis protein D codes for the protein MKRQTLFALIIPIILGAFLGVSVAAMAATDAPIPTGGTTFDYAWLKGRARALAATPHVSHEGELPKVLQNLTWDDYMQLSFDSEHALWQDGKSLFRAELFHLGLYFRTPITLYELEGGKVKELDYTPDLFKYGNSGIKGKDLPKNLGFAGFRFRYHTDWARDLIAFLGASYFRAVGGEMQYGLSARGLAVDTALPRPEEFPLFTHFWLEKPRPGSDTATVYALLDSPSVTGAYRFDIRPGQTLTMKVDAALYPRKPIERLGVAPLTSMFLHGENDRRMGYDWRPEIHDSDGLAIHNGNGEWIWRPLENPPFLRFNAFMDQNPRGFGLFQRDQNFDHYQDDGVFYDKRPSVWVEPVGDWGAGSVQLVEISHVDETFDNIVAFWNPAAPVEAGQELLFSYNLYWGTNPPMPGNLARVIDTFTGLGGVVGKKREYYSRRFAVDFAGGDLAMIAKDSKITPVLSTSAGRIEITSVRPQHALKGFRCMFDVVPPDETQNPIDLRLHLEVDGRRISETWVYQMTPPPLQDRTLYNP
- a CDS encoding molybdenum cofactor biosynthesis protein encodes the protein MDISKKIAELKTDPGFTENVGMVLVHNGVVRAWSRKDKSKVSQVRIEVDQAKVEAIRAEIEARPGIFQVVAEAKSGEYVPGDDLLFLIVTGDIRENVKPALSDLLDRIKSEAVSKQELAQ
- a CDS encoding ATP-binding protein — encoded protein: MSAYDFLLGGAGGQGLYQLGVMGNRHGLVTGATGTGKTVTLQVLAESYARMGVPVFAADIKGDLSGVAVAGTPHAKIDERLAVMPTQDFSFQGCPVVFWDVFGQSGHPLRSTISEMGPLLLSSLLGVNETQSGILYACFRIADEQGLLLLDLKDLRAMLEFMAGNAAELRGTYGNISAASVGALQRQLLVLEEQGGDIFFGEPAVNLGDLMHVDFSGNGVISILDASSLMSRSPKIYATFLLWLLAELFEQLPEVGNPDKPVMVFFFDEAHLLFDNAPKALVDKIEQVVRLIRSKGVGIYFITQSPTDVPDQILGQLGLKIQHALRAYTPREQKAVRAVAESFRANPAFDTGEAIVSLGTGEALVSALDEKGRPRMVERILIRPPYSRIGPLTEQERATMLSRSPLKGRYDAAVDRESAFELLQVRASESMARAEEARQAETQARSKGTDSGWFSGSGRRQGVAEALVKSTVRTIGTQLGREILRGVLGSLFGRKR